One genomic segment of Cherax quadricarinatus isolate ZL_2023a chromosome 30, ASM3850222v1, whole genome shotgun sequence includes these proteins:
- the LOC128692513 gene encoding transcriptional regulator ERG-like gives MDPGFDNLESTLKFEDSLLGQSGSIDTLCHTYLTNMDTFPSATGTRDTQGYGGGSLDVCGYGLQETYSDNSGSYQGDAMSFPTRDVRDWEGEDCLEWAESVCAQLGVDRSSLDLWSFKTLTGNNLLQLTQQNFSQLLGPRYGQVFYSLLHARSKNKGTEKSKRGRRQQDPKGVASSIFPSSQDAAAAVTVSYDPLRASCDPSSSCYDPDSWDLSDEDFKDLDRYIPDDSWDPLVEDLEGLDLQEQFMPIKYEEEAGAEVAWAAGAAGAEAAGAAGAAGAAGVTPDTDVFQKIPTNTRRRERGPKSWEFLLRLLGDRRSNPSLIRWEDETQATFRLVQPNLIAQMWGARSEKPNLSYFNFARGLRYHYSTGALLPVSEKQLVYRCGPKAIKYLRELKERSFY, from the exons ATGGATCCAGGGTTCGATAACCTTGAGTCTACCCTCAAATTCGAGGACTCTCTCTTGGGCCAGTCAGGCAGCATTGACACACTCTGCCACACCTACCTCACTAACATGGACACCTTCCCATCAGCCACTGGCACCAGGGACACACAGGGCTACGGTGGAGGCAGCCTTGACGTCTGTGGCTACGGTCTTCAGGAGACTTATAGTGATAACAGTGGTAGCTACCAGGGGGACGCCATGAGCTTCCCAACTCGAGACGTGCGTGactgggagggagag GACTGTTTGGAGTGGGCGGAGAGTGTGTGTGCTCAGCTGGGTGTGGATCGCAGTTCTCTTGATCTGTGGAGCTTCAAGACTCTCACTGGCAATAATCTCCTTCAGTTAACTCAGCAAAACTTTTCTCAACTCCTAGGACCTCGCTACGGTCAAGTCTTCTACTCCCTGCTCCACGCCCGCAGCAAAAATAAAGGAACAG AAAAGTCTAAAAGAGGGCGTCGCCAGCAGGATCCCAAGGGCGTCGCATCCTCCATCTTCCCCAGCAGCCAGGACGCTGCTGCCGCGGTCACCGTCTCCTACGACCCTCTCAGGGCCTCCTGTGATCCCAGCAGCTCTTGCTACGACCCAGACTCATGGGACCTCTCAGACGAGGACTTCAAGGACCTAGATCGCTACATCCCTGATGACTCTTGGGATCCCCTAGTGGAGGACCTGGAGGGTCTGGACCTGCAAGAACAGTTCATGCCCATCAAATATG AGGAGGAAGCAGGGGCGGAGGTGGCATGGGCGGCGGGGGCGGCTGGAGCCGAGGCGGCGGGGGCGGCTGGGGCGGCTGGGGCGGCAGGGGTGACCCCAGACACAGATGTGTTCCAGAAAATTCCCACCAACACCAGAAGGAGAG AGAGAGGGCCCAAGAGCTGGGAGTTTCTGTTACGCTTGCTGGGAGACCGGAGGAGCAATCCCAGTCTGATACGCTGGGAGGATGAGACCCAGGCCACCTTCCGTCTGGTCCAGCCTAATCTCATCGCTCAGATGTGGGGAGCCAGGTCGGAGAAACCTAACCTCTCCTACTTCAACTTCGCTCGGGGTCTCAG ATATCACTACAGCACCGGAGCTTTGCTGCCGGTATCAGAGAAGCAACTGGTGTACCGGTGTGGACCGAAGGCTATCAAGTACCTCAGAGAATTGAAAGAAAGATCCTTCTACTGA